In Methanothermobacter sp. K4, one genomic interval encodes:
- a CDS encoding pseudomurein-binding repeat-containing protein — protein sequence MREIKASALFIIFLFLVSPAAGAVFVTDSSHAIITAPAAAHTKSGLVVSSYTPEKSVLKYVNGMDTVVVGDVKVNGTRIPARTSSLARYWSRSNVVVLGTGSDISAAYAAIKNDAPLLISGKTLPSATRTEIKRLKPKKIIICAPSSAIPSSSLKGLGIPYQRVWYGSDSATLRALQPKSGTSVMAPRSLLPVAMTLWRSAVFSTSTSVRVNGTVLWSSCYPTTSVIMNRYAAGAPETIYISSDRLNGVNGRTLMESIKAEIAGSARVIIDERSPAPGEADRAIKNAPPGSLAVYIAAACPGTMYSTISGIKSGYLRSYASRLDGVAYVNYGSLNLEKTSYLSRAWDDNFSNVYFAGISKPSEYLKNAGILLLEPKVLPQSQQVHFTAMNLIDYAYSADGEHLRTVNSSVYIAKHEIDPTTLSADARRIVNGNTTVMTREEWVYLASQYIAGLPIRKNTTAISDASSSSNTYTGTLTRAEYRDAARRVYEFTRTNRRLPSYVSVGDKKLGRDEYTLMFAQIIQNHTDKSKMVFPSSVKVGESLVDTVVQFIKDLIT from the coding sequence CCGGTGCTGTCTTTGTAACCGATTCATCCCATGCTATTATAACGGCACCTGCAGCGGCACATACAAAAAGCGGGCTTGTGGTGAGCAGTTATACTCCAGAGAAGTCCGTCCTCAAGTATGTTAATGGGATGGACACAGTTGTTGTTGGTGACGTTAAGGTTAATGGAACCCGTATCCCTGCAAGGACATCATCCCTTGCACGTTACTGGAGCAGGAGCAACGTTGTTGTCCTTGGAACGGGGTCAGATATCTCAGCAGCCTATGCTGCAATAAAAAATGATGCCCCCCTCCTTATAAGTGGAAAAACGTTGCCATCAGCCACCAGAACAGAAATAAAGCGTTTGAAGCCCAAGAAGATAATCATATGTGCCCCTTCATCAGCAATACCCTCATCATCACTGAAGGGCCTTGGCATACCCTACCAGAGGGTGTGGTATGGTAGTGACTCGGCCACACTGAGAGCCCTTCAGCCAAAATCAGGGACCAGTGTTATGGCACCCAGGTCACTTCTCCCAGTGGCAATGACACTCTGGAGATCAGCTGTATTCTCCACATCCACGTCAGTTAGAGTCAATGGAACGGTTCTCTGGTCATCATGTTATCCAACCACATCTGTTATAATGAACCGCTACGCTGCAGGTGCGCCGGAGACCATATACATAAGCTCAGACAGGTTGAATGGTGTTAATGGAAGAACACTCATGGAATCCATAAAGGCGGAGATAGCCGGTTCAGCCAGGGTTATAATAGATGAGAGGTCACCGGCGCCTGGGGAAGCCGACCGTGCGATTAAGAATGCTCCCCCAGGGTCCCTTGCCGTTTACATAGCAGCTGCATGTCCAGGGACAATGTACAGTACCATTTCAGGGATAAAATCAGGTTACCTCAGATCATACGCCTCCCGACTCGACGGGGTGGCCTATGTGAACTACGGTAGCCTCAACCTTGAGAAGACCAGTTACCTATCAAGGGCCTGGGATGATAACTTCTCAAATGTCTACTTTGCAGGGATCAGTAAACCCTCAGAGTACCTCAAAAATGCTGGTATTCTCCTCCTGGAACCAAAGGTTTTACCCCAGAGCCAGCAGGTCCACTTCACAGCAATGAATCTCATCGACTACGCCTACTCTGCAGATGGCGAGCACCTGAGGACAGTGAATTCATCAGTTTACATCGCAAAGCATGAGATCGATCCAACCACACTCTCAGCAGATGCCCGTCGCATAGTCAATGGTAATACAACCGTAATGACCCGGGAGGAGTGGGTCTACCTTGCATCCCAGTACATAGCGGGGCTTCCCATCAGAAAGAACACGACTGCGATATCAGACGCCAGTTCATCGAGCAACACCTACACAGGGACACTCACAAGGGCCGAGTACCGTGACGCTGCAAGGAGGGTCTATGAATTCACAAGGACCAACAGGAGGCTTCCATCCTACGTCTCGGTGGGTGATAAGAAGCTTGGAAGGGACGAGTACACACTTATGTTTGCACAGATAATCCAGAACCATACAGATAAGAGTAAGATGGTTTTTCCATCATCCGTTAAAGTGGGTGAGAGCCTCGTCGACACTGTAGTCCAGTTCATAAAGGACCTCATAACATAG
- a CDS encoding succinylglutamate desuccinylase/aspartoacylase family protein, with the protein MSKNYYIRNYSPHTQVTSEVFQAAKKGTPMFTFGNGGRKVIIVAGVHGNELPASIAAVKLINYLSGKRINGTVYVVPFLIPSSTARSSRYWNGKNPNSIANVRGTPSNRIVQLAASRGVVAVGDFHSTRPGGVPGKTSILCTRIPTYESYRMASYMSRYSGSALIPSQVAGKDYPGALEDVCNLAGIPAVTAEVRSPHGSVASGSVTKSYTQMIAFLKYNGII; encoded by the coding sequence GTGTCAAAGAACTATTACATCAGGAACTACTCCCCTCACACACAGGTAACATCAGAGGTTTTTCAGGCTGCAAAAAAGGGTACGCCAATGTTCACATTTGGAAATGGTGGCAGAAAGGTTATAATAGTTGCAGGTGTCCATGGAAATGAACTTCCAGCTTCAATTGCCGCTGTTAAACTCATAAACTATCTTTCAGGTAAAAGGATAAACGGGACGGTCTACGTTGTACCGTTCCTCATACCATCATCCACTGCCAGGAGTTCCAGGTACTGGAATGGTAAGAACCCCAACAGCATTGCAAATGTGAGGGGCACACCGTCAAACAGGATAGTTCAGCTGGCTGCTTCAAGGGGTGTGGTTGCCGTGGGAGACTTCCACTCAACAAGGCCAGGTGGAGTGCCGGGGAAAACATCGATTCTCTGCACAAGGATACCCACCTATGAGAGCTACAGGATGGCATCATATATGAGCCGCTACAGCGGATCAGCCCTCATACCATCACAGGTGGCAGGTAAGGATTATCCAGGAGCCCTTGAGGATGTCTGCAACCTTGCAGGTATCCCCGCAGTTACAGCTGAGGTCAGATCCCCCCATGGTTCGGTTGCATCGGGGAGTGTTACAAAATCCTACACCCAGATGATAGCCTTCCTGAAGTACAACGGCATCATCTGA
- a CDS encoding GMC family oxidoreductase N-terminal domain-containing protein, with amino-acid sequence MVLIVGSGASGATLARELAVGGFDVTVIERGPYVQDRDAFLCYDESSDDPDILKTSCVGGSTLVAAGNAVRVLEDTLKEYGVDITADLDAIERELDVRELPDTHLGRGTALLMDAAESLGLKIRRMPKFIRPEKCRPCGKCSFGCPRSAKWSAKEFMDEAIEHGAVLVEETEAGDLILEGGKVKGLETSAGSFHDETVVLAAGAVETPRILMRAGIDAGRRFFMDTFVTVGGIIDGIGFCDEVQMNALIEMDGFILSPHFSTLLFPEGNRGDVLGLMVKIRDEACGRVEADRVVKHHTQRDVRYLAEGSALAGAVLSEAGVRAGTLRSTRPRGAHPGGTAAIGDVVDRNLETSIHGLFVADASVLPEAPGAPPILTLMALARRLARHLASL; translated from the coding sequence ATGGTTCTCATAGTCGGTTCAGGGGCCTCAGGGGCAACCCTTGCAAGGGAACTTGCAGTGGGGGGATTTGATGTTACCGTAATAGAAAGGGGTCCCTACGTGCAGGACAGGGATGCATTTCTGTGCTACGATGAGAGTTCAGATGACCCTGACATCCTCAAAACAAGCTGCGTTGGTGGATCAACTCTTGTAGCAGCAGGTAACGCCGTTAGGGTCCTTGAGGACACGCTGAAGGAGTATGGTGTTGATATAACAGCCGATCTCGATGCCATTGAGAGGGAACTTGATGTGCGGGAACTCCCCGATACACACCTAGGGAGGGGGACAGCACTCCTCATGGATGCGGCGGAGTCCCTTGGACTTAAAATCAGGAGGATGCCAAAGTTCATAAGACCCGAAAAATGCAGGCCCTGCGGTAAATGCTCCTTTGGCTGCCCGAGGAGTGCCAAATGGTCTGCAAAGGAATTCATGGATGAGGCCATTGAACATGGTGCGGTGCTGGTTGAGGAGACAGAGGCAGGTGATCTGATTCTGGAGGGGGGGAAGGTTAAGGGTCTTGAAACATCAGCAGGCAGTTTCCATGATGAAACAGTTGTCCTGGCAGCAGGGGCAGTTGAGACCCCCAGAATCCTCATGAGGGCAGGTATTGATGCAGGCAGGAGGTTCTTCATGGACACCTTCGTTACTGTGGGGGGCATAATCGATGGGATTGGATTCTGTGATGAGGTCCAGATGAATGCTCTCATTGAGATGGACGGCTTCATACTTTCACCCCACTTCTCAACCCTTCTATTTCCTGAGGGTAACAGGGGTGATGTCCTGGGGCTCATGGTCAAGATAAGGGATGAGGCCTGCGGCCGTGTGGAGGCTGATAGGGTTGTGAAGCACCACACCCAGAGGGATGTGAGGTATCTCGCTGAGGGTTCTGCCCTTGCAGGGGCGGTTCTATCTGAGGCGGGTGTGAGGGCAGGTACTCTGAGGTCCACACGCCCCCGTGGAGCCCACCCAGGGGGTACAGCAGCCATAGGGGATGTTGTGGACAGAAACCTTGAAACATCCATTCATGGTCTCTTTGTGGCTGATGCCAGTGTCCTGCCTGAGGCACCAGGGGCCCCGCCGATCCTCACCCTCATGGCACTTGCAAGGCGCCTTGCAAGACACCTGGCCTCTTTATAA
- a CDS encoding 4Fe-4S binding protein, with protein MKAWLKFSPNIVNKSIISEAIKRYDIDFNILRANITPRGGKMLVEISGPEEKKGIEFMEDSGIEVHPAMRVVKKDREKCVDCGACVSLCPVSAICIEDDWEIKIDDQKCIGCSFCVNSCPTRAIMLFE; from the coding sequence ATGAAGGCCTGGCTTAAATTCTCACCTAATATCGTTAACAAATCCATAATCTCAGAGGCAATAAAGAGGTACGACATTGACTTCAACATACTCCGTGCCAACATCACCCCCCGGGGGGGTAAGATGCTCGTTGAAATAAGCGGTCCCGAGGAGAAGAAGGGAATAGAGTTCATGGAGGACTCTGGAATTGAGGTTCACCCTGCAATGAGGGTGGTAAAAAAGGACAGGGAGAAGTGCGTGGACTGTGGGGCCTGCGTCTCACTCTGTCCTGTAAGCGCAATATGCATCGAGGATGACTGGGAGATCAAAATTGACGACCAGAAGTGCATAGGATGCAGCTTCTGTGTGAACTCATGCCCTACAAGGGCAATAATGCTATTTGAATGA
- a CDS encoding homocysteine biosynthesis protein, with protein sequence MKTIEEINQKIRDGDAVVVTAAEMTAIVAETGPGDAAREVDVVTTGTFGAMCSSGAFLNFGHSDPPIKMSKTYLNGVEAYSGLAAVDAYIGATQPNRDPEIGLSYGGSHVIEDLIRGKEIELVAEAYGTDCYPLKSVETLISLETINQAVMVNPRNCYQNYAVAVNSTQETLYTYMGTLLPNYGNVTYSSAGELSPLLNDPHFQTIGVGTKIFLCGAEGYIIGEGTQHSTDVDRRNGVPVSAAGTLMVRGDMKEMDPEYVRGATMPRYGPTLYVGAGIPIPVLNEDIAAATGISDEEIVCRVIDYGVPRRSRPVVMETNYKELKSGKIEINGVEVPTSPLSSLKKATEIAVELKSWIERGDFLLTEPIKPLPSRGHSTKPLEIRRPSIMVRELESKPVIITHEDDDLREVARKMVDNNINHIPVVDSQGILRGIVTSWDIADAVARGKRSLKDVMTRRVIVARENEPVDVVARRIDKYNISGLPIVDEENRVKGIITAEDISRLIGKLENRGESI encoded by the coding sequence TTGAAAACAATTGAGGAAATAAACCAGAAGATCAGGGATGGGGATGCTGTCGTCGTAACTGCAGCTGAGATGACAGCAATTGTGGCTGAAACCGGACCAGGAGATGCTGCAAGGGAAGTTGATGTTGTTACAACAGGTACATTTGGTGCTATGTGTTCATCAGGTGCTTTTCTCAACTTTGGACACTCTGATCCACCGATAAAGATGTCGAAGACGTACCTGAATGGTGTGGAGGCATATTCAGGGCTTGCAGCTGTTGACGCCTACATAGGGGCAACACAGCCAAACAGGGACCCTGAGATAGGCCTCAGCTATGGAGGTTCACATGTCATAGAGGACCTCATAAGGGGAAAGGAGATAGAACTGGTTGCAGAGGCCTACGGTACGGATTGCTACCCATTGAAGAGCGTGGAGACCCTCATAAGCCTGGAGACAATAAACCAGGCGGTAATGGTGAACCCCAGGAACTGCTACCAGAACTATGCAGTTGCCGTCAATTCAACACAGGAGACCCTCTACACCTACATGGGAACACTCCTCCCAAATTACGGTAATGTTACATATTCAAGTGCCGGGGAACTCAGCCCCCTCCTCAACGACCCCCACTTCCAGACGATAGGTGTGGGTACAAAGATATTCCTCTGCGGTGCAGAGGGCTATATAATCGGGGAGGGTACACAGCACTCGACAGATGTGGATAGGAGAAACGGGGTTCCTGTTTCAGCTGCAGGGACCCTCATGGTCAGGGGGGACATGAAGGAGATGGACCCTGAGTATGTGAGGGGGGCGACCATGCCAAGGTACGGTCCCACACTCTATGTTGGGGCGGGGATACCCATACCAGTGCTCAATGAGGATATAGCGGCGGCAACAGGAATATCCGATGAGGAAATAGTGTGCAGAGTGATAGATTACGGTGTTCCAAGAAGATCAAGACCGGTTGTCATGGAAACAAACTATAAGGAGCTCAAATCAGGTAAAATCGAAATAAATGGTGTTGAGGTCCCAACATCTCCACTCTCATCACTTAAAAAGGCGACGGAGATTGCAGTGGAACTGAAATCATGGATTGAAAGGGGAGATTTCCTCCTCACAGAACCCATTAAACCCCTACCATCAAGGGGCCATTCCACAAAGCCACTGGAAATAAGGAGACCCTCAATAATGGTGAGGGAACTCGAGAGCAAACCTGTCATAATAACCCATGAGGATGACGACCTCAGGGAGGTGGCGAGGAAGATGGTTGACAACAACATAAACCATATACCGGTGGTTGACAGCCAGGGCATCCTCAGGGGTATTGTGACATCATGGGACATCGCAGATGCAGTTGCAAGGGGTAAGAGAAGCCTTAAGGATGTAATGACCCGCAGAGTAATCGTAGCAAGGGAAAATGAACCCGTTGATGTTGTTGCAAGACGCATAGATAAATATAACATATCTGGTTTACCTATAGTGGATGAGGAAAACCGGGTGAAGGGTATAATCACAGCAGAGGATATTTCAAGGCTGATAGGAAAACTGGAGAATAGGGGAGAGTCAATATGA